From the genome of Triticum aestivum cultivar Chinese Spring chromosome 1A, IWGSC CS RefSeq v2.1, whole genome shotgun sequence:
CACTTTTACCTTTTCCATCTACTTTATTGTGTAGGAAAAATTGTTTACTTTGTTACATACATCGGTACTAGAATACCAATGTATCATATAATTTGAGATTTTTTATTCAATAATACAAGTTCTCTACCAGTCAAAGCAACAATGACCACTCAATTATTCATGCATTAATAATACTTAATAATTCAACATTTACTTGAACCTATAAATACTCTACTCATTGCACATACTTCACCCTACATGTAGTAGCCCAATTTAGTTCCAGCAAATGGATGTAGGCAGTGCCAACATCGGAGACATGCACTTACAATGAGCGAAGAGGATAATCGATGCTGGTAAATCATTTGTTCAATTATCAATAGTTACTATATCATGAGAAGGTTGGCCTAACAATATTTTATGAATTGAGCAGGTAAATGCTTGGTTAAGTGTTCCCACTGATTTTGTCGTTGGCAATGAAAACGGTGCCCAGGATTACTGGTTTCAAGTCACTGAAGAATTTAACGCAAATATACCGATAATCGCAGAAGACAACCTATCCAAATCAAATGTCGTTGGGGTAAGAAGAACTTTGAAATTCTATTATTCGATGGCATGTGGCGCAGGGTCAACGATGCCTTTGCAGCTACCGGATAATCTAACCAAGACTTGATTTCAAATCTCTTCAAATGTATAAGTTATAAATGAATCGACCATTCGAATTTCTTAACTTGTGGATGTCTGTACGAAATTGTCCCTAGTGAAAGATGTACAGTAAAGTACTATAGCACCAGTGCGTCAAAGTTTAGTTTTGTTCTAATAAAACAGAGGTTCTATTTTTCCTAACGATGTCATAAACTGTAAGAGGGATATTTTTGATTAATTATCTTGTTTAACATAGTCCCAAATTTCACTATCTAAAATTAAAGACCAGTCATTTTGGAACATGTCAAAACTTTAGACCACAATCTCTTGTTCTTCTGCGATACCATAATTTTCCTTCATAGAACTATTGTTGTATCAATTCCACAAGAAAAGGCACAAAAATGCACAACTAATTCACCAGGGATTATTAGGGCGACGGGCAGGAAGACTACCTAGACGCTGTACTTGATAATGATATCGGCGAGCTTGTCCATCTTGTAAGCCTCGTGCTTGCGCGCCGTTGCCTCTCCTTCCTCCTGTCCTCCAGCCTCGCTGCGAGTTCCTCCGGCCTCGTCCGCCCGCGGGAAGGCACGGCTGCTGCCTCCTCCGATCGCGCGCCGCCATCTTCCTATTCGTCAACCTTGCCGCCAACTCCTCCGGCCTCATTGATGAGGGTTTGTGCCGCCTCCGCTTGCGTACCACTCTCTTCCCGCCCATTAGCCTCGCCGCCGGACCAGCCTCTCGTCCCCATGATGAGGACGCACGTTGTTGCCTCCTCCGTCCGCACGTCGCCATTCGCCGTGTCTTGCTGGATCTAACGTGCCGATCGGCCTCTCGTTCCCATGATGAGGACGCAGGTTGTTGCCTCCTCGGTCCGCACGCCGCCATTTGCCGTGGCTCGCTAGATCTAACGTGGGATGCAGAAGGGTGTGGAGAGTTCGAGAGGAGACAGCTGAGAGTGAGGTAGCTAGCTGGTTCAGTGTTCCGTCGGGTTATCCTTTTTGGCGTCGAAGCTTCAGTGGATGCATTGGAGAAACGGGCGCTTCGCATGCTCAtccggaagaagaagaaaaaaggcaggTGCTCGAACTCTTCTGCGTTGAAAATCGAGACGCTTATGCTGCTTcatctttatttattttttcttttaacGCAAGCGCTCAAATAGGCGCCCCTGCATTGAACATGTCTTAGAAAACTACTAGCGTTAAACTCTGGTTTCATGCAATGGAACAGGGGAAATTGCTTTACTCCATTAATTTTGACTGATACTCTTCACATGAAAATGGGGCTAGAAGCGTTAGAAACGTTACATTGTGTGCTTAAATGACTGCTTtttttaaagacccaacaatcgtTGCAttttcatgtactccctccgtatcaaaatataagaccttTTTTGACACTGTTATAGTGTCCAAAAAtcttatattaagttacagagCTAGTATTATAAGCAGGGGGCAGAACAAACTGTACAGGGCGATCATTCATCATCTTGTATGGTTTCACGTTTGTACACCTTGTAATCTCCATGTTTAATGCAACGTGCGGTCACTACTAAAGAAAGACGATCCAAGAAAGACAAACCCTAAACCCTATTGCGATCATTCACAAGACGATCAAGGAAAGACAGaaaaaagcaaaagaagaaacagcGGCCGGACAGAGGCCAGCAGCGATTAGCGTGCTATATCTCACGTTCCTTTCCCCGAAcgggggttgctccggcgagccgcCAGTGCTTCGTCGCACGCCGGATTGAAGCAACAACGTCGCCTACTGGTGCCAACTACCTCCTGTAAGACTCGATTGTTCAGCTCAGCCCAAATCTCCCAGGCAGTGAGGTGGACCGTACCCCTTTGCATGCCCTGGAGCAATGAGAGGAAAAATCCAACGTTGTGCAAGCtcaattcttttttctttttttttttgtaatgccgagtgggacacaacgcTCAACACACATGTGTTGCATCCCCTATCTTACTCGCTTACCGATCATTGTCCCTTCTTGCTTGCCGATGTCAAAGGGCCTGAAAAATCTAGGAGGTTAACACTTGCCTTTTAGGATCTTGGGtcaaaagattctatgaggaagggGAGAAACCTTGGAAATCCATCATAGAACAAAATATTTGTCTGGGAAGCCTAATCTTTTTGCTGTTAACCCTACTCCAAACTCTTCTAGGTTTTGTTAAGGATTTCAATCCATCATCCAAAACATGAAGTTAGGATTTAGATGGAAGGTAGGTAATGGTGAGAGGATTAGATTCTGGGAAGATACCTGGTTTGGGACCTCCCCTCTAGCTACCCAATTTTGGCCTATATACTTAGTCTGTAATGAGCAAACCAGAACTATTAAAGAGGTCTGGGATGGGGATACTCTCAAGCTGACTTTCAGAAGGAACTTCGATGATAAACTCATGGAGCAATGGCACCACCTGGTCGAGTGCGCCAGAAGCATTGCTCTCTGTGAGGACATTGATTCACTGATATGGCAGCTTGAAAGCAAAGGTGTTTACTCATCAAGCTCTCTGTATCAGGTGATCAATTTTCGTGGGGTACAACCAGTTTTCATCCCTGCGGTGTGGAAACTTTATGTGCCCCCGAAGATCCACGTTTTGTTATGGCTTTTCTCGTATAACAAGTTGATGACAAGAGACAACCTGAggaaaaggcacatcattaaacCTCTGGATTGCGTCTTTTGCTCTGAACAGGAAACTAACACTCACTTGTTTTTTGAATGTATCGTAGCAAAAAACATTTGGTCGTTTGTGGCTGACCACTTTCAGGTCCGGATGGGAATAGGCTATGAATCTGTAGCCAGATTTTGGGTATCTAATAGAAAGAACTCTGCTCTAAATATAGTTTCATCGGCTGTCCTCTGGTGTTTGTGGAAGTATAGGAACTCTATTATCTTTAACAACACCGTTTGGACATCGATCTTGCAGGTTTGGAGGCTGATCCTCAGAACCCTCAAGTTATGGGCGGTCTTGGCACCAGAAAATGGCAAAGCTCGTCTGGAGATTTTCCTGACAACGCTTACAGCCTTCTTGCGCCAGCCGCTGAGAATAGCGAGTGGCTGATGCTGGGAGGTTGTACGAAGGATGGGGTTGTGAATCAGTGGGGCAGGCTGAAGATCTCTGACGATGATTGGCGTTTCCATTCTCCAAAGAAGAGTGCCCTGAAGAGCAAAAACTTGCTGAGTAGCCCAGTCTCGACGCTTGTCTGCTGGTCTCCTCAAGCAGCCTCAGCGCCACCATTCAAGCTCAGAAGGGCTGCGGAGATGGAAGCGGACACAAACCTGGAGATTTCAGTCTGATTTGTGTTACTCTAATTTCGGGCCTGCGTGCCACCTGATCTTTTCAAAGTTCTGTTTCCCTGGTTTCCTTTTTTTATCTCTTAGTGCCGTTTAGGCTGAACTGCTCCCTAAGTGAGCTGCTGTATAACTGATCGCGTTTTGGTTTCATGCTGAGTAATGGAAccggggagggaaacctccctgtTCATCAAAAAAAAGATCTAGGAGCTTCAAGTTCGAGAATGTTTTAACCTCCATGCCTGTGTTCCACGAGGTGGTTCACAAGGCTTGGAATGAACATTTGGACCACACCAAGTCTTACCAAGTTCTATTCCACAAGCTCAAGAAAGCGGTCCTTCGTCTCAATGAGTGGAGAAGAGGGCTCTTCTCCAAAGCTAAGGTTCACCTCCATGACACCCTTTTGGTGATCCTTAGGTTTGATACCGCCCAGGAGATGCAACAATTATCTATTGACGAGCATGACCTTCGTGCTAGACTAAAGAGACGGGTCATAAGTTTGGCGGTGCTTGAGAGATTGAGGAAAAAAGCAATGTGCAAGGATTACCAACTTGAGAGAAGGGGATGCAAACACTACAAAATATCACCATCGCATCAATGCAAGGAGGAAGAACCACATTCATAGGCTCAAACATGGCCAAGGATGGGTGACCAAGCATGAAACAAAAGAGAAAACTATCCTTCACCACTTCACCAATGTCATTGGGAAAGGATGTTATAGCTCCAAAGACTTTAATTGGGGTGAGCTAAATTTGGAGGTTCCGGACTTGGATGGGCTTGATAGACAAATTTTTGAGGAGGTGAAAGATGCCATTGATGATATGCCTAGTGACCAGGCACCCTGGCCTGATGGTTTCACGGGTGTATTCTTTAAGAAGTGTGTGGGAGCCATAAAGGTTGTTATCATGAAGACTCCAAGACTTTGATTCCTTGCATGTGAAAAATCTTCATTAGCTTAACTCCGCAATGTTGTGCTTTTGCCCAAGGAGGGTGCAGAAGGGGTCTCAGACAGTCAGACTATAGGCCGATTAGCCTCATTCACACGATTGCAAAAATTATTGCAAAGGTGCTCTCTCTCCAGTTAGACCCGCATATGAACGCACTTGTCTCGAATGCTCCAAGTGCTTTCATCAAAAGGATTATACACGACAACTTCATGTAAGTGTGGAACCTTTGCTCGGTGGTTGCATAAGAGGAAGACCCCCTCGCTCCTCTTCAAGCTCCTCTTCAAGCTCGGTGGTTGCATAAGAGGAAGACCCCCTCGCTCCTCTTAAATCTTCTCCAAAAGTGTGGGTTCCCAAGAAAATTTTGCGATTAGGTTACCGCTCTTCTCGGCACAAAATCTTCGCGGATCCTTCTCAATGGTGTGACCGGACCTTCCATCAAGAATGGTCGTGGCCATCGTCAAGGGGACCCCCTACCCCTGCAGCAAATGCTCGAACTGACAACTAAGAAGGGTATACTACACAAGATCCGAGGGAAAGGCACCATGGTGAGAACACCgctatatgtggatgatgtggcaATCTTTATGGCCCCTATCGAGGGTGACATTGATAGTCGTGCATCCATTCTGAGAGGATTTGGGGAGATTACGGGCCTATGCACTAACTTTCATAAGAGCTCAGTAGTGCCCATTCAATGCAGCCATATCAACCTTGATTTCATCTTGCAAAGCTTACCGACAACTAGAGCTTCCTTCCCCATGCGATGTATGGGGCTTCCACTCTGCATTTGGCAACTCAAAAAAGTGGGCCTTCAATATCTTGTAGTCAAGGTTGCGAGCAAGCTCGTCACTTGGGAGGGTCAAAACATAACCTTCATTGGGCGCACGGCTCTCGTCAAGTCCGAGATCACTTCCCAAGCAATCTCCTTCATCACCCCAACTGTGCTGCCGCCAAGTATACTCCATGACGTCAACATTCTCAAGCAAGCATTTATTTGGTCCACTTCAGACTAAACAACCGGCGCTAAATGCAAGGTCTATTGGGAGGTGGTTTGCCGGCCTCTTGAATATGGAGGTCTAGGAGTGCTCAACACCAACAAATTTGCGCGCTCTTAGGCTCCGATGGCCATGGTATGAGTGAAAGAAGCCATTCAAGTTGTGGGTGGGGATGAGCAATCTGTGCAACTTTTTCTATGCTTCCATCATCACCATTGGCAACGGAGCGAGAACGCCGTTCTGGAGCTCCCTTTAACTCCTTGGGCAAAAGCCTATGGATATCGCTCCACTTATATACGAGGCGTTCACAAGAAAAATTGGAAAGTGAGGGAAGCACTTACAACGCGTGGATCTTCGAAATCAAACCTCCTACCATCGTCACCGCCCAGCACATCTGTGAATTCTTCAAGCTTTGGATGCTTCTTCATAAGGTGCGTCTTCTTGCACACGTTGATGGTAATATTGTGTGGAAACACACAGCTAATGGACAATATTCGACGGCATCTGCATACAAGGCACAATTCTTGGGAAAGATTCGCTCATCAATGGAGCATGCGGTTTGGAAAAGTTTGGGCACCCCAAAGGTCAAGTTCTTTGCTTGGTCGGCTATGCAAGGCCGCATTTGGACCGCCAATAGGCTGCCCAAACAGGGATGATCTTTGCCTGTTTTGCAAGGCGGTGCAAGAATCGTGTGACTATCTCTTTCCCAAGTGTCGGTTACTATTCGGCTTTGGTGCTTGGTGATCGGCAAGCTTCATCTTAATAGCATTGACCCATCTTTGTGGCATTTGGAGAGCTCCGTCAACGATTGGTGGATTAATCGCTCCGAAGTGGGCACTCCCCATAGAGAAGTCATGGCCTCCCTCAATATGCTTGTATCATGGACAATTTGGAATGAGAGAAATGCTCCCCCACAATCTTGCTCAACATGATCATCAACGAAATGAAGCTTTGGTAACCGCGGGTGCGAAATATTTAGGGGCTTTTATCTTGGAAGAGTAATTGTGTTCATGCTTGTGGGTCTCTTGTAACACAGACTCTTTCCTCCTCTTAATCAATATATGAGGCTTTTGTCTCCGTTTCAAATAAATAAATCTGGTAGCTATTAATATCAATGGCAGATGGTTTCAGTTCAGCTGTCAAAAGGAGCAGAAGTTCTTCCAAAATAACCACTGATACAATACATTATAAATTTGTCATTAGCAAAGCAAGATATATGTATTCTTGCAGCTCCTAAGAACTCCAACGTCATCCGAATCAATCATGGAAAATCTTGCATATGTTTACAGGTGAACATACACGATTTTTTATTAATAGATTTGTCAATTTGTATATCACAGATTGTAAACATTACATCAACTGTATATGGCACAAACTAATTAACCAACGAAGCAATGTGAATCACGGGGAATTCGTTAGTGGTCCCACTATGTTGATGGTTGGAGCCACAGTTGAGGTGATCAAGAACATACCTGAAACAGTCAAACCATCCAATCTGAGACCATCAACGGTCCTGAGTAGAGCAGATGTGCAGTATGGCTGCAGTAGAATGACAAGAATTAGGGAACAATCAGAATAATTCAATCACCGCACAAGTACAGCCTGTAGTTTTTTTTTAACGGCCGCTACTATGATTGTAAATATCTCTATCCGATTCATTACATACTTGCATATTCCTGTGTAATTCCTTGTTGCTTGAACAATCATCGTACTTTATTAAATACACATGTTCCTGCAGTGCTTCTAACGAGGAATAAAAATTCAGTAATCAACAGCTGGCTAATACAAAGAAGCAATTGGGTAGCGTTGCAAAGTATCAACCTTGAGCCATCCAATTCAAACCCTCGAGCAGGAGGAAAACGGTGAGAAGCATTACTGACAAGAATTACACGATTGTTGCAgcaacatactccctctgtaacaAAATGTAAAACGCTTTTTATGCCCTATGCAAAACCAAAAAAACGTTTTACATTTTGGTACAGAGGGGGTACTTACAATAAAACCAGCAGTGACACGACGAGCCACTCAATCTACCAATCTGCTCCACGAGTGCAATAAGCGCAAAGAGGTCGTCGATACAGGCATCCACTGGCTGGACGGTGCATAGTCCGCCTGGTTGAAGCACGGAAGGAAGCTGCAGTGGCACGCTAGAGCGACTTCACACTAGGCTGCTGGAGGTGGATCATGGCGAGGCGCCACTGGAGGAGAGGCCGGTCGGTGAACAAAGCAAAAGATCGTGGGACTTGGGCATCAGAACTTACTGCAATAATAATTTGCCCTTGCAATCTAATTTTGGAAGAGCATGGAAGCACTCCTCATATGCTAATATGATTTGCACATAAAAAAGACAAGGATGAAATGTATCATACCTTTGGATTTCAAATTCAGGAAACTGCCGGCCAAATCCAGGAAATATCCGTATCCAGCAGATAGCTACTTGAATCTGGATTTAACTCCGACCAAACAGTAAATTTTCTTTCAGAATTTCAATTTGCCCCGATTTGGCTCCAGACCATGTGGAAACTATCCGCCTGTATTTCAACCCTGCGTGCAGCCCTGTCTGAaaccatattgtttcttgtcctcCCAACAGATGGCAGATAAGCCTATTTTCTGTTTAGTTATACTTTCTCTTTCCTTTTTATTGCTGTTGTTATTGTAGTTGTTGCTGACAATGGCAACTGCCCATCCAGCACTCTCCGAAATCCGATCAGAATCCTTGCCCACCCCAGTTTGCAAAACCGGTAGTAAACAAACAGCAGTGAAGGGTCCAACTTCACTGTACGTACTGAGCTTTTGTACATTCAGATCACAAGAGCAGAGGAGGTTTATTGCATGATTTGTCACTTGAGAATAGTTGTGCGGACACATAAGCTGAAGGCTGTACAGCAGGTACCTATACCAGTAAAAGCATCAGACTACAACAAATAGTTCCTGGTAAAGCAGGCAAATTTACAAGATGCTGATAAGCCAGTGGTGGTGCTTTGCAAAAGAATTACTACTTATTCCCATTTCTCATGTGAGATTTTTACAACCTCGAAATGATTTGGAACCCTAAATCAACCATCAGGGTTGGGGCTCAGAAACATCTGCTGAGCAACAGCACAATATGCAATACCCCACTTGCTGGTTAGAACCATCAGCAAGACAAACAATATTAATGGAGAAAAAGTGTGCATAAGCCTCGATATGCACATGATGTTTTTTGAGTTCATTATGTGGGTGATAAACATTTTGCTGCACCTCATAGGACTCACAGGGGAGATGGAAGCCCCAAATCTTGTTTCCACCATCAGGGTGTGGACTCCTGGTTGCATTTCATTTGTGTGACTACTGGGGACCGTAAATATTACTTCTATTCTTGGGAAACACAACCAGTCTTCTGCTCAAGGACAAGTGAGGAAATTTCATCAGATTTTTTGTCGCCCTTATATATGCTGAACCAAATAAAGTGGCTCCTAACCTTAAGGTAAACACACTAATAATTTTTTTCCATTATCTAAAGGAATCCTTCAAACGTAGGCTATACAGTAAGAGATCAGTGTAGTGTCCAGGAGGCGCAGTACTAGGTGAGCACTTTCAGATTCATGGATCTGTCAGATAGAGTTGCACAGGTATTTGCCTCTGGTCTTCACTTCCTGTGTGATGCTAAATAGGAAGCATAGGGGAGTGTCATACTGTCGTGCTAAGTACTCTGAAAGCTAAAATGAATGCTAGTATGACATTACCACTAATAAGCACGCATAAACAGATGCTCAAGTTTGCCTGGTTCGCTTCAGTTTACTTCCTTCAATGTGAACACATTGTGCACACCAAAAAGACTGGGTCCAAGAAAATACCAAGCATTAAAACTTAAAACTGTGAACTGCAAGGTAGTTGGATTGAGAACGATGTTAATGGCTGAACTATACcaaagaacagagtaactcctAGGTTATACCACATAAGGACCAAATGATAACATCCAAACCTAAAAGCAGTGGGTAAACTATGACCTAGCAGAATTAGGGATTGCCAATTTCTCATTTCAACAACAATCCAACTTGCCATTTACTTGCTTTGTTTGCTAGGTATAAGTAGGTACAGACAAGCTATGTTGGTACATTACTCGAACATACCAAGCGTTTCAGGATGTCAGATTTTGAGAGGCTTCTGAGCAAGCGAATCCTCTTACATCAGGAACGTAACCTTTCTCCATCATCCCCTCCTTGATTATTTCATAGGTAACCTTATTTGGAACGAGACCTTTCTCCAACATCTCATTCAGGAGCTCATTAGCCTCCTCCATCTTCCCCATTCTGCAAAGGTGCTTGATGAACACATTGTATGTGACCACATTTGCCCGTTTCCTACCTTTCTCCATCCTGGTCCTAATTTCATAGGCAGACTTAATGTTCCCCTTCTCACAGTACCCATTTATTATGTTGTTGTAAGTCCGATGCTCTGGTTCcaagtcaaccatcaacatttCATCCAAGAGCTTTACAGCTCTACGTACTTCCCCTTTGCAGCACAGGGCACCAATAAGTGTATTGTAAGTGACAATATCAGCTCTAACACCTTTCTCCTTCATCTCATCGAGAAGACCAGAAACACTCCTCCAATCCCCGCTCTGGTCAAACCCAGCTATCAGGCAATTGTATGTTCTGACATTTGGACTAATCCCCTTCCCTGCCATCGCCTCCTTCACCGCCGCCGCATCCTTCATTTTGCCGAGCCGGCGATATCCATCAATCAAGGTATTGTAAGTAACCACGTTAGGTTCAATATTCCTCTGTGCCATACCATCAACCCAATTCTCAGCATCTACCATTATGCCCTTTTTGCAAAACCCATTCAGCACACTATTCAGGGTGACTACATTAGGCGCCAGCCCCAGATCCTGCATCTCATCCACCAGCTTCACCCCTTCCTCTACCTTGCCCTCACTGCAGAGACCCCAAACAAGTGCATTGTATGTCCCCATGCTGGGCGCAATCCCCTGCTGCTTCATCTCCTCAAAGACTCTCACCGCAGCAGCAGTGTTCGAGTCCTGGCAGTACCCAGTAACCAG
Proteins encoded in this window:
- the LOC123046288 gene encoding pentatricopeptide repeat-containing protein At1g09820; its protein translation is MPLRTLLRHLSAGQFARLQALTGAATAPAAHRVLHLLLRTAPAPPLPHLVSLARWSRSHFRAPLPLRFHALLLARLASHGLHPLLRSELHALAAARLHSPASILRALPASSPATAPLIADMLVLALARASQPLAAYEAFHLLGNNHPRHRPSAFSVNSLLSALFAAGRVDLAERAFKAALRRRVSPDLLTFNIVISGLCKAGQLRKAGDVAKDIRAWGLTPSVATFNALIDGYCKKGRVGRMYHVDALLKEMVEAGISPNVVTFNVLVTGYCQDSNTAAAVRVFEEMKQQGIAPSMGTYNALVWGLCSEGKVEEGVKLVDEMQDLGLAPNVVTLNSVLNGFCKKGIMVDAENWVDGMAQRNIEPNVVTYNTLIDGYRRLGKMKDAAAVKEAMAGKGISPNVRTYNCLIAGFDQSGDWRSVSGLLDEMKEKGVRADIVTYNTLIGALCCKGEVRRAVKLLDEMLMVDLEPEHRTYNNIINGYCEKGNIKSAYEIRTRMEKGRKRANVVTYNVFIKHLCRMGKMEEANELLNEMLEKGLVPNKVTYEIIKEGMMEKGYVPDVRGFACSEASQNLTS